The Oscillatoria acuminata PCC 6304 genomic interval ACCGGAAATAAAATAACCCCGTCTTTCCGTAATCGGTTTATAGAGTTCTTGGACTAAAGCCGATTTGCCAATGCCGGAATATCCCCCAATCAGCATCAGTTGACTTTGGATACTACTCCCGGCAAAAGCTGCTAATAAGCTCTGGATTTCTGACTCTCGGCCATAGAGCTTTTGGGGGAGTTTAAATTTATCCGAAACATCGTAACGGCCTAGGGAAAAATTTAATAGACTGTTCGTCTGCTGTTGACGCAAACATTCCTCTAAATCCGCTTTTAATCCATAAGCATTCTGATAGCGGTCTTCCGCCGTTTTTGCCATTAATTTGAGGATAATCTCCGAAAGCACTGGGGGAATTCTGACATCAATATCCGTGGCAGGAATCGGCTGTTTGGCGATGTGACAGTGGACTAATTCCAGGGGGTCAGTAGTCTCAAAAGGCAGTCGGCGGGTGAGCAGTTCATAAAAGGTCACCCCTAGGGAATAAAAGTCACTGCGGTAGTCAATGCAGCGGTTCATGCGCCCGGTTTGTTCCGGGGAGAGATAAGCGAGGGTTCCTTCTAGGATATTGGGATTTTTGAGGGTAGTATTTTCTCGGGTCAGTTGAGTGGAGATACCAAAGTCGATGATTTTGACTTGTCCGGTGATGGGATTAAAAACAATATTGCTCGGGTTAATATCTTTGTGGATAATATTCGCCGCGTGAATTTGTCCTAATGCTTCCGTGATGGCAACAGCCAGATGCAGAAATTCCTCTAAGTTAAAGGGGCGCTGACTGAGCCAATGTTTTAGGGATTCGCCCCCAAAGTCCTCCACAAACATGACGAGGGTATTTTGATATTTTTGCAAGTCATAAACCTTCACCACCCCCGGGACATTTAGGGATTGGGTAATCTGATATTCCGTGCGGTAGCGGGCCAGTTCTTGGGGGGTGGGATAATTTTCTTTGAGAACTTTTAGGATAATCGGTTGAGAATCTGCATCCCAAATGCCGCGATAGACAATAGAGTTGTCACTTTCATAAATCTCAGTGTGAACGGTAACGCCAGGAAGAGTCAGCATAGTTAGAATAGGGGTTGGTGAACCATCAAGTTTTGTAGTATTTCGGACTGGCACTAAAGCACCACCCTCGAAGGAATTGATAGTTTAAGTTTAACTTAATCGGCAGACTGAAAAAAGGCCAGTTTTTTTTCGGGTTTCTGGGGATCCAGGATTAACAACTAGATTTTTTACAAAATTTCCCCCTAATTAGCAGCCAATTAGAGACCTAAGCCGTTTTTTGTGCGATTGAACTTATACTGTAGCTACGCCCTCGGAGGGCAGATCGGTCTAAGGAATGGTGGTGCGATCGCCCCATCCAAACCCCCCGATGGAGAGTTGGAGTAGCGCCAGAACTTAGCGTAATCCAGTAAATCGCCTTTGACATTGTTCAAAATAGATATGTGCCACCTGATCGCCGGGATTTTGATTCAGACAATAGGCCAATAACCGGGCTGATCCTAGAAAGTCCTCGTCATCAAATAGGGATAATGCTTCAGTAAATCGGTCTAAAGTGGCTAACTTTCCCGCTTTGATGTCTGGGGAGTCAGCATCAAACACTTCATACACTGTCACTTCTTCTGACTTTCCTTTCACTTGGACGCGATCGATGCGGCGAATGGCATAGCGATCGCGATGAATTAACTGCGAATAAGTTTGTTCCGTAATTAATAGCGAAACCCCATAATTTTTTGTCAACCCTTCCACTCGCGAGGCTAAATTCACCGCATCACTGATTACGGTTCCATCCATGCGATTTTCTCCACCTACGGTTCCTAGCATTAATGACCCGGTATTAATACCGATTCCATTTTTAATGGGTGCAAAGTTACAATTTTCCCGATGTTTATTGTAATCAACTAGACGATGCAACATAGAAATTCCAGCTTTAACAGCATTATCCGCTTCTCCACTAAACAGGGCCATAATTGCATCTCCAATATATTTATCAATAAAGCCCGAATGTTCAGCAATGGCCGGTTCCATTCGAGATAAATAGGAATTAATAAATTTAAAGTTCTCTTCCGGCGTCATACTTTCACTCAAGGTGGTAAAGTCACGAATATCGGAAAATAACACCGACATTTCCACCTGAACTTGGTCCCCTAATTCCACCTCGACAATACTCGCTTTGTTTAAAACCTGGAGAAACTGCCGGGGAACAAATCGTTCGTAGGCTTGATTTAATTGGGCTAAATGCTTTTCATTATTTCTGACCTCGGAATAGAGTTTGGCATTTTGAATAGAAATCGCCGCTTGTCCCGAGAGGAGTTTTAAAATTTCCACCCGTTCTGGTATAAATGCCCCCGTGGTGCGATTGTTCTCTAAATAAACAATACTAACCAGCTTTCCGCCATCAATGAGAGGAACACAGAGGATAGATTGGGTCTGATTTTTTTGAATATAGGAATCATTGGTAAAATCACCCTCCTGGGTTGCATTATTTAAGACAATAGCTTCTTGAGTTCTCGCCACATAATTCACAATGGCAACCGAAACTAAGTCCGATTCAGTCAGGGGAATTGATTGCAATATGGTGAGGCGATCGCCATCAATCGTTCCCTCGGCTTCTATCATCAATTGTCCCTGATGGGATAAAATCAAACAACCCCGTTGTGCCCCGGCATTCTCAATGGCAATTTTCATTAAACTAGAGAGCAATTTCTCTAGGACAATTTCCCCATAAATCGCCTGGGATGCTTTCATCATCGTTGATACATCCAGATGCGCCAGTAAGTCCGCTGCACTAGCTGATATCGTTTTTTTTGTATCGGAAATTTTACGATTTTCTGGGGTGAGTAAATTATCATACAAATTTTTTAACTGCTTCACCTTAGCCGCTGCACCCCAGAGTTGATAACAGTAGTACGCTTCCTGCAAATAGGCTTTGGCAACTAATACTTTTCCTTGGGCAAAATAGAATTTAGCCGCCCGTTCATAAATCAGGGCAGTTTCGGGGAGGCAATCCCGTTTTTTAGCCAAATCCAGTGCGGAGTCGTAGCAGGCGGTAGCCCGGTGATTTTCGCCTAAAACTCGATACCGTTCTGCCTCAACCAACTCAAATTTATGAGCATTGTTCATCCCCGCAATCCGCGCCCATTTTTTAAGTTTTTTCTGGTTTTTACTCACTTTTTTGAGCAGCATTTTTACGGATAAAGCGTCTGATTTACCGGCAATATCCAAGCGAATCAGAGAATCATAAAAATAAAAATAAATCACCACGGGAGATGCCGTTACCCCATCCAGATAAGGTTCACACAGATTAGCCGTAGTGAGCGCTTGTTCTATATCTTCAAACAGATAACTTAGGATTAATTTATTAAAATATAAATAACAAATTGCCGTTCGGTCATTCCGGCTTTCAAGTTCCGGCAACATCATCGTTTCATCAAAAGCAGTCCCTTGTAAAACGCAAGGGTCCGCAGATTTTCCCAGTAAGTTCAGCACTCCCTGATGAAAAACTTCTTGTAAATTCAAAACCCGCACCTGTCCCATTTCCTGAATGCAGGTGGCATAGGTCGCCATTTGTGATTCCAAGGGGACTAACTCTTGCCCGCTCAAAAAGGCATTGTAACAATAGTGACAAGCGGCATAAGCGGCATATTCCAAGTCTCCGTTTTCCAGACCCATTTGATAGGCATTCAGCAGGGGTTTTAAAACCGAATTGAGGGGGTCAATCCAATGCTGAATTAAAGCCCCTACCACAAATTCAGTTCGGGCTTTTACATCTCGGGCATTCAGTTGAGAAAGAACCTTGAGGCAGAGTTGACCAAATTGATATCCAGTTTGCAATTGTCCCACGACTCCACAGAGAATGACCCCATAACTACTATAGGCATAAGCGGATTCCGAACTGTTGCCCCATTTAATAGATAAGGTGACATTTTTAAACACAATCAGGGGAAACATTAAGGGGGCGGCAAAATAGGCAGAAGAGGTAATTTTTCCCAGGATACTCATGGCAGCTTTGGGATAGGCAGCACTCATCAAGGGCAGATCCACTAAGCTGGCAACGGGTTTAAATCCGATGGCTAATTTGGTCTGCAACAACCCCCATAAAACATGGCCGGTGTGGGGATGACTGGGGAGTTTAACGCCTAGGAGTTTCAAGACTTTTAATCCAATGGCGATCGCCTCATTAAATTGACTCTGGGCATTATAGGCCAAGATTTTAACCTCATACACGGCCACCGTATCTAAAACCGTTTCAGCATGACTCAAAACTGCCTCAATCATTTGGTCCATTAACTCGAAATCTGTATTCAAATAAGCCACTTCTGCCGCCTTTGCATACAGAGATAAGGTTAAAGCATAATGCTGTTGCCAACTGTCCTGTTCTAATAAATCTATCCCCACTTTTAAATAAGTCAAAGCCGGTTGATAAGCTGCCGACAATTTAGCTTTTTCCCCAGCCATCAGATTTAATTCAGCCCATTCATATTTTTGCCGGGATTCGGTGATTAACTCCAGGGCAAAATTAAATTGATTTACCATGTCAAAGATTTTTTCTTCCCGGCGATTCGGGGGAGTATTCTCCAGGAGAATTTGGCCAATATCTCGATGAACCCTAGTCCGTTCGGCGTCGGGAATCAAAAAATAAGCCGCCTGTTGAATGCGATCGTGAACGAACTGATAAATTAAGGCCGGATATTCCTTCCGAGGTAAATAACAGTAGGAATAATCCTCCTCGGCCAGGATTAATTCAATTTCCCCTTGATTCATCTGAGACCTGACTAAATTTTCTGCAACCGCCGCCTTTAAATCCTCTACAGTTTCTTTCAAAGATTGCTGACTGACTAATTCTAAGAGATTTAAGTCAAACTCATTGCCAATACAAGCGGCTAATTTCACTAATAATTGAGTCGATTCCGGTAGTTTTTGAATCTTACCCGTCATCAGTTCCACCACATTATCTGTAAAATCTCTGGCCTTAATCTGCTCTAAATTCCAAAACCATCCGACCCCAACTCTGCCTAGGGTCTCGGGAAAATCAGGGAGGGCAAAACGGGCATCAGGACTCTCAGAAACTTGGGTTCCAAACTGTAGCAATCCTTCAGTATAAAGAGACTTTAAAAACTCATTCATGAAAAAGGGATTGCCCCCGGTTTTAAACTGGACTAACTCCGCCAGTTCCATCACCGCTGCTGCGGTAGATTTTAAGGTATCAGCAATCAGTTGAGCAATCGTCGCTAACTCTAAGGGAGACAGAGAAATTCGCTCAATAATGGCTCCATTTTTAGTCATTTCATCCACCATTAACTCCAGTGGATGACCCGCAGAAACTTCATTATCTCGATAAGCCCCAATTAAAAACAGTCCCGGGACTGCCCCTGCCATGAGTCGTTGAATTAAGCTCAAGGATGCCCCATCTGCCCATTGTAAATCATCAATAAATAAAGCTAAAGGATGTTCCGGTTTGGTAAAGACTTTAATGAATTTTTGAAATACTAAATTAAAGCGATTTTGCGACTCATTGGGACCGAGGGTGGGGACCGGGGTTTGTTTGCCAATGATTAATTCAATTTCGGGGATGACTTCCACAATCACTTGACCATTCACCCCTAACGCGGTTAAGAGTTTATCCTGCCATTGCTTGAGTTGAGCTTCACTTTCCGTTAAGAGGTGTTTGATTAACTGTTGTAGCGATCGCACCAAAGCACTATAGGGAATATTCCGCTGATATTGGTCAAATTTCCCAGAAATAAAATAGCCCCGATGAGCAGTAATCGGTTTGTAGAGTTCTTGCACCAAAGCGGATTTACCCATGCCGGAATATCCAGCAATCAGCATCAGTTGACTTTGCCTCCTCGCCCGTTCAAAAGCAGCAATTAAGGCTTCAATCTCTGCCTCTCGGCCATAGAGGTTTTGAGGCAGTTGAAACTTATCAGAGATATCCTGAAGTGCGATCGGGAAAGGAGAAATTTGTCCAGTTTTCTGGAGTTGCTGTAAACAAAATTCTAAATCTGCTTTTAATCCGTAAGCACTTTGATAGCGTTCTTCTCCCGTTTTTGCCATCAGTTTGAGAATGATTTCCGAGAGAACCGGCGGAATCCTCTTGATTCCCCATTCCGAAAATTTCCCTTCGGCATCAAGGTTTTCCAACCGCAGATGGGGGGGAATGGGCTGTTTAGCAATATGACAGTGAATTAATTCTAAAGGGTCGGTACTTTCAAAGGGTAAGCGGTGGGTCAGCAGTTCATAAAAAGTGACTCCCAAGGAATAAAAGTCACTGCGATAGTCCACACAGCGATTCATTCTTCCCGTTTGTTCCGGCGATAAATAGGCCAGAGTCCCTTCCAAACTATTGGGATTGTTGAGCGTCGTATTTTCCCCGGTTAATTGGGTAGAAATTCCAAAATCAATAATTTTAATCTGTCCCGTGGTGGGGTTAAAAACGATATTACCCGGGTTAATATCTTTATGAATAATATTGGCCGCTTGAATCTGGGCCAGGGCTTCGGTGGTTTCAATCGCAATTTGCAGAAATTCGGCTAAGGTAAATTGACGATGCTGCATCCAATAGCTTAACGATTCGCCACCAAAATCCTCGATAAACATGACAAGGCGATTTTGATATTTTTGCAAATCATAGACTTGCACCACTCCCGGCACGTTGAGAGATTTAGTAATTTCATACTCCGTGCGATAGCGAATCAATTCTTGAGCAGTTGGATAATTTTCTTTCAGTAATTTGAGGATAATAGATTGATTATCTTGCTCGCGAATCCCTCGATATAAGAGGGAGTTAGAACTTTCATAGATTTGCACTTGAACGGCAACACCAGGAAGAGTCAGCATAATGATAGGGTCGCTAGAACGCTATGAAATTTGAGGGAATGCGGGGGCCCCCGGTCGAACCCCATCAACATCACCACGGGGCTAAAATGGACAAACGGACAATTCCGAACCAACCATCCCCTATCTGTACAGTGGGACCCAGCAAAAAACTGTATTAAATATCAGTTTTCAGGGAGATGCAGCTTCAGCAATTAACTGAAATGAAAAACCCCTCAAATGAAATTAAGGCGACCCCTGACGCTTTCTCTGAGGGAGAGGCAATTCAGATATTGACCCGACTCAGGAGAGGAATATCAACAAACTGGAACCTTAAAATCAAGGACCCTCATGAATCTCAAAGGAATGGATAGTTTGAGTTTAATTTTGTCCCCCACCTCAACCAAGGCAAGTGCTTTCTAGGATAGCTTATCTGTTATGGGAATTTTGAGGCGATCGCCCCTGGAATTTGGGATGATTATCCCGATTTCCCCGCCACGGATTCTCTGGGGTTTGGACTTGCGGAGTCCCCCTTTTCCACAGGGGACCCAACTCAACCCCTTTACGGATGGTGCTTCTGTTGAGCGCGATCGCCATAAATCTGCGCCACGCGATCGCCCGGATTCTGCGTCACACAGTCCCCAAACAACTGCGCCGCCTCCAAAAACTTCCCGGCATCATACAAAGATAATGCTTCCGTAAATCGCCCTAACGTCGCTAATTTTCCCGCTTTCATCTCCTCGGAGTCGGCATCAAACACCTCATAAACCGTCACCGCTTCCGATTTTCCTTTCACCTTCACTTGCTCAATTCGGCGAATGGCATAACTTTCTCGCTGCATCAATCGAGCATAAGTTTGATCCGTAATTAATAGCGCTACCCCATAATTTTTCGTCAACCCTTCCACCCGAGAGGCTAAATTCACCGCATCACTAATTACCGTCCCATCCATGCGATTTTGCCCCCCTACCGTTCCCAACATTAATAACCCCGTATTAATGCCAATCCCATTTTTAATCGGGGCAAAACCCTGTTGAATCCGATGTTGATTGTAATCCCCCAAACGATGCAACATCGAAATTGCCGCCTTCACAGCATTATCGGCTTCCCCACTAAATAGGGCCATAATTGCATCGCCAATATATTTATCAATAAATCCCGAATGTTCTGTAATCGCCGGTTCCATTCGGGACAAATAGGCATTAATAAATTTAAAATTATCCTCCGGGGTCATACTTTCACTCAGGGTAGTAAAGTCCCGAATATCTGAAAATAGCACAGACATTTCCAACTGCACCTGATCTCCCAATTCCACATCCACAATGCTAGATTTTTCTAAAAACTGGAGAAATTGATTGGGAACAAACCGTTCATAGGCTTGATTGAGTTGAAAGAGTTCATTGGTAAACCGTTCCCGTTCAGCCTCAGCCCGTTTCCGTTCCGTAATATCTTGAAACGCCGTAATTGCATAAGCAATATTTCCCTGAGAATCATAAATGGGTTGCCCCACACCTTCCAAAGGGATGATTTTTCCATTTTGATGAATTTCGATATCATCAGCGATCGATGTTTCACCCTGCAAAGCGCGCACTAATGGCAATTCTGTCAATATATATTCTTCTTCAGTCCCGGCTTTATAAAGTTGATAAACTTCTGAAATATCCTTAGTATCTGCCATCACCCCCTTCCCTAATAACTCCTGAGCAATGCGATTGATGTAGTAGGGTTTTCCAGAAGCATCCAGGATTCCCACCCCAACCGGCATGGCTTCTAAAAATTGATTCAATCGGCTTTCATTCTCCCGAACTTCTGTATAAAGTTTGGCATTTTGAATAGAAATAGCCGCTTGTCCAGAGAGCAGCTTTAAAAGTTCGACTCGCTCAGGGGTAAATGCTCCTGTTGTTAAATTATTTTCTAAATAAATCAGACTCAGCAGCGTGCCTTGATTAATCAGAGGCACGCACAAAATTGATTTAGGCTGATGGGTTTGAATATAAGCGTCACTGGTAAAATTTCCTTCTTGAGTGGCATCATTTAAAACCACCGCTTCTTGGCTTCGGGCTACATAATTGACAATGGCTTCTGAAATCAATGAACAATCGGTAATTAGCCGAGCTTGTAGCACTGTTATTTGCTCCTCATCAATGTGACTCTCGGCTTCAATCCGCAATTCTCCCTGATGGCATAAAATCAGGTAACCCCGTTGTGCTCCTGCATTTTCAAGGATAATTTTCA includes:
- a CDS encoding AAA family ATPase, which codes for MLTLPGVAVQVQIYESSNSLLYRGIREQDNQSIILKLLKENYPTAQELIRYRTEYEITKSLNVPGVVQVYDLQKYQNRLVMFIEDFGGESLSYWMQHRQFTLAEFLQIAIETTEALAQIQAANIIHKDINPGNIVFNPTTGQIKIIDFGISTQLTGENTTLNNPNSLEGTLAYLSPEQTGRMNRCVDYRSDFYSLGVTFYELLTHRLPFESTDPLELIHCHIAKQPIPPHLRLENLDAEGKFSEWGIKRIPPVLSEIILKLMAKTGEERYQSAYGLKADLEFCLQQLQKTGQISPFPIALQDISDKFQLPQNLYGREAEIEALIAAFERARRQSQLMLIAGYSGMGKSALVQELYKPITAHRGYFISGKFDQYQRNIPYSALVRSLQQLIKHLLTESEAQLKQWQDKLLTALGVNGQVIVEVIPEIELIIGKQTPVPTLGPNESQNRFNLVFQKFIKVFTKPEHPLALFIDDLQWADGASLSLIQRLMAGAVPGLFLIGAYRDNEVSAGHPLELMVDEMTKNGAIIERISLSPLELATIAQLIADTLKSTAAAVMELAELVQFKTGGNPFFMNEFLKSLYTEGLLQFGTQVSESPDARFALPDFPETLGRVGVGWFWNLEQIKARDFTDNVVELMTGKIQKLPESTQLLVKLAACIGNEFDLNLLELVSQQSLKETVEDLKAAVAENLVRSQMNQGEIELILAEEDYSYCYLPRKEYPALIYQFVHDRIQQAAYFLIPDAERTRVHRDIGQILLENTPPNRREEKIFDMVNQFNFALELITESRQKYEWAELNLMAGEKAKLSAAYQPALTYLKVGIDLLEQDSWQQHYALTLSLYAKAAEVAYLNTDFELMDQMIEAVLSHAETVLDTVAVYEVKILAYNAQSQFNEAIAIGLKVLKLLGVKLPSHPHTGHVLWGLLQTKLAIGFKPVASLVDLPLMSAAYPKAAMSILGKITSSAYFAAPLMFPLIVFKNVTLSIKWGNSSESAYAYSSYGVILCGVVGQLQTGYQFGQLCLKVLSQLNARDVKARTEFVVGALIQHWIDPLNSVLKPLLNAYQMGLENGDLEYAAYAACHYCYNAFLSGQELVPLESQMATYATCIQEMGQVRVLNLQEVFHQGVLNLLGKSADPCVLQGTAFDETMMLPELESRNDRTAICYLYFNKLILSYLFEDIEQALTTANLCEPYLDGVTASPVVIYFYFYDSLIRLDIAGKSDALSVKMLLKKVSKNQKKLKKWARIAGMNNAHKFELVEAERYRVLGENHRATACYDSALDLAKKRDCLPETALIYERAAKFYFAQGKVLVAKAYLQEAYYCYQLWGAAAKVKQLKNLYDNLLTPENRKISDTKKTISASAADLLAHLDVSTMMKASQAIYGEIVLEKLLSSLMKIAIENAGAQRGCLILSHQGQLMIEAEGTIDGDRLTILQSIPLTESDLVSVAIVNYVARTQEAIVLNNATQEGDFTNDSYIQKNQTQSILCVPLIDGGKLVSIVYLENNRTTGAFIPERVEILKLLSGQAAISIQNAKLYSEVRNNEKHLAQLNQAYERFVPRQFLQVLNKASIVEVELGDQVQVEMSVLFSDIRDFTTLSESMTPEENFKFINSYLSRMEPAIAEHSGFIDKYIGDAIMALFSGEADNAVKAGISMLHRLVDYNKHRENCNFAPIKNGIGINTGSLMLGTVGGENRMDGTVISDAVNLASRVEGLTKNYGVSLLITEQTYSQLIHRDRYAIRRIDRVQVKGKSEEVTVYEVFDADSPDIKAGKLATLDRFTEALSLFDDEDFLGSARLLAYCLNQNPGDQVAHIYFEQCQRRFTGLR